In the genome of Geotrypetes seraphini chromosome 14, aGeoSer1.1, whole genome shotgun sequence, one region contains:
- the LOC117348114 gene encoding glutathione S-transferase P 1-like: protein MNQHPAAHLSSPNFPRHVLWQRIPELNYSLSEKGCAEATRLLLGDRGAEWKEEVVPLQKWFAGEVNLKKTAVFGQIPQFKDGDFVLYQSNTILRYLGRKYDLYGSNIKEAAVIDMVNDGVEDLRKKYASVVYFHHEPGPEKYIEELPTHLSPFERLLSQNSKGSGFIAGNKHILANKRTQQKLG from the exons ATGAACCAGCATCCAGCAGCTCACTTAAGCAGTCcgaatttccccagacatgtcctgtgGCAACGcatcccagagcttaactattctctgagtgaaaaag GATGTGCTGAGGCCACGCGGCTGCTTCTTGGAGACCGGGGTGCCGAGTGGAAGGAAGAGGTGGTGCCACTCCAGAAGTGGTTTGCTGGAGAAGTGAACCTCAAAAAGACAGCC gTATTTGGTCAGATACCACAATTCAAAGATGGAGATTTCGTTCTGTATCAATCAAACACAATCCTGAGATATCTTGGGCGGAAGTATG ACCTCTATGGCAGCAACATTAAAGAAGCCGCGGTAATTGACATGGTGAATGATGGTGTGGAGGACCTACGCAAGAAATATGCAAGTGTTGTCTACTTCCACCAC GAACCTGGCCCAGAGAAATATATCGAAGAGCTCCCAACTCACCTGAGCCCGTTTGAGAGACTTCTCTCCCAGAATTCCAAGGGCAGTGGGTTCATCGCAGGAAACAAG CACATTTTAGCAAATAAGAGAACCCAGCAGAAGTTGGGATGA
- the LOC117348632 gene encoding glutathione S-transferase P 1-like: MPGYVITYFPVRGRAEAMRLLLADQGAEWKDDVVPLQKWFAGEVDLKKTAVFGQLPQMKDGEFCLYQSNTILRYLGRKYDLCGSNIKEAAVIDMVNDGVEDLRQKYAGVVYYNREPGPEKYIEELPTHLSPFERLLSQNSKGSGFIAGNKISFADYNFLDMLQNHQHLAPDCLKSFPLMLAYLDRMTSRPKLKTYLESDTRKNCPITLKDVK, translated from the exons A tgcctggCTACGTTATCACCTATTTTCCAGTGCGAG GACGTGCAGAAGCCATGCGGCTGCTTCTTGCAGACCAGGGCGCCGAGTGGAAGGATGATGTGGTGCCACTCCAGAAGTGGTTTGCTGGAGAAGTGGACCTCAAAAAGACAGCC gTATTTGGTCAGTTACCACAAATGAAAGATGGAGAGTTTTGTCTGTATCAATCGAACACAATCTTGAGATATCTTGGGCGGAAGTACG ACCTCTGTGGCAGCAACATTAAAGAAGCCGCAGTGATTGACATGGTGAACGACGGCGTGGAGGACCTACGCCAGAAATATGCGGGTGTTGTCTACTACAACCGC GAACCTGGCCCAGAGAAATACATCGAAGAGCTCCCAACTCACCTGAGCCCGTTTGAGAGACTTCTCTCCCAGAATTCTAAGGGCAGTGGGTTCATCGCAGGAAACAAG ATTTCATTTGCAGACTACAACTTCCTGGATATGCTTCAGAATCACCAGCATCTGGCTCCAGACTGCTTGAAGTCCTTCCCTCTCATGTTAGCTTATTTGGATCGAATGACCTCCCGCCCCAAGCTCAAAACATACCTGGAATCAGACACTCGCAAGAACTGCCCCATCACCCTTAAGGATGTCAAATGA